The Tubulanus polymorphus chromosome 3, tnTubPoly1.2, whole genome shotgun sequence nucleotide sequence GTGGAAATATAAATGCTAGAAGAGATGACAAACTAACACCGTTACACGCTGCATCTGGAGCGGGACATGAGAAAATTGTTCTGATACTTCTGAGCCACGGAGCCCACGTTAATGAAATAGACCAATCGGGCAGAACCTCTCTATATTGGGCTGCTCGACATGGACACTGTGGTGTATGTTCATTGCTTATTAATCACTCAGCTCGGATAGATATTGTTAACTTTGTAAGTATCATTACTATCTCTATAGGACTGTACTGTTACTGTTTAATTCTGCATTTAGATTCATTTTAGTGGCTTTCAGGGGTTTATGTAAAAATGACAGGAGTGGCAGCCCCTCTAACACCTCCTGTGGAGAACACTTGTTTAGCCGTGATAACTTGAAAATGTGAATACTTATCTATGTACATCTGGATCCAGTTATTTAAGTGGGTGGTTATGTTTGACTGGAGGGTTAAGACTAGTTTCGGTAGACTAGAGAACtgatggaactgggtcctgctgCACTTGTAAAATTTGACTGACTAATGAATGTTTTTTGCAGGCTGGATGGGGTGTACTTCACGCAGCTATTAATGGTAACCACAATGATTGTTTAGAACTACTGTTGAATCATATCACAAAACATGAATTGTACAAACACTTGTTAAACAGCGGAGATGCTGATGGTCTGACCCCTGTTCATTTAGCAGCCATGAAAGGAGACACGGTCAGTAGTTTTACATCAaggaatatttctataatagattCTAATCATTCGGTTTAAATGTGAATTACTAATTTCTCATATTGTAAAGGCATCGTTGGAGATTCTGGTGAAAGAAGCCGACCTCGatttagagaaaaaagaccACTACGGACGTACGGCGTTCGATCTCGCTTCTGAAACGTGTTCGGTTTATCTGTCGACGGCGGGATTAGTTTGTAGAGAACGACATTGTACTGTATGCATCGAACCGGATCATTTAAACCATCCAACTCTACACAACTCCTCTCCATTCATAGTCGGCACTGTTTGTATAACTGTGGAAACTTCATGGCCGTCGCTAGAGGGAACACTTAGtgatttgtttttaaatcacttgACTATCATATCTAAGGGCTTCCATTCGAAGAGTGACAGCAAAAATAACAACCACATTAAGAAATCTCCCGATGCTCCGCCTATGCTTGGCCTGACATTAAACAGTATTAAATACTTTTGTATGGGTGAGTTGAAATACTATTTTATGCGCGAGTTAATTTGACAAGTTTGAAAGAAATTCATCGTCTTTGAATTGAAGAACATTACAATATTTGACAGGTCAACACCACTGGTCACCTGGAACACCATCAGAATATACGCCGTATGATATCTTGATCACTCACAACGCACAACAGATAACTGTTAGTCTGTTCGGTAAGTATATCACTTCAGATTTATGGTTTCATATCTACATGAATTCTAACTTTGCTTTTATATGCATTACAGGTTGGGAAGATAACTGTCAAGATTCTTTAGCCTACGAGATGCTACTACCAGCAACCACTTTACAAAATTACTTAAGACTCGTAAGTTCAATAAACTTAAGTGAGAATGATATTTTGGTGGTGACCCTGGTCTTCATTTCTCTGTCTTATTTTCAAAGGCTGAACAATATCGAAGCGTTGTATTTTATGGTCCTGGTGGAACTGGTAAAAGTTACCTGGCTAGACGATTGGCTGATTGTATACaggtatttacaataataatagtaataataataataatgatactgatactaatttattattcaaaagcGCTTAACATTAAGGAGTCTCAAAGCTCttcacaaaatatatttaaaagaAATACTAATCATAAGATTCTTTGATGAATATTGTACTTAGAAAATTGTACCTGCTTAATTTACTGTCTTCATCAAGCAAcgaataattgatatttattaattttctaaaGACTAAAGAACGACAGAAAGGTTATACGTGCGAAGTAGTTGTCATAACcgtgaacagtgatttaaaaCAACGAGATTTCACATCTCTGCTCATCGAGGAGGGAGTATTGCTGGAACAAGACGTTACCGATGTTCCCTCGTACACACCTGTCTTAGTATTAGACGACCTCAGTAAGATTTGTTTGTCCGAGATTCTGCGAGATCTTCTCAGTTTGATCGAGAAAAAAGGTGCTGAGAATTCGGTATCATTCGTACGGGGTAAGTCGAGAGTTGAATTACGATTTGATTATGATGTTTTAAAGCCAGCCGTAGAATGAAATTTTGTTCGTTTATGTTTAGGCGGTAAGGAGCGTTCCTACTATCTTCCATCAAATTGTTATATAATTGGAACAATGGACAGGAGCAGGTAAGTTGATACACATAACTCATAAGAATAATTCTCTTTTGAATGTTTGTATGATGCACTGTCAGCCAAGACTATTGATATCCAtataggggtcattcatttattacgtacgcataaaatttgaatttttcaacccccctccccctctgtacgcaatatcggccattttttcatatacattatgcattacagtacgcaattgcactgacacCTCCCCCCTCctctaatgcgtacgtaataaatgaatgaccccataATATAAGTGTAGTGCAGTATGGGTATATGATATAAACGTTTCCATAATATATGTAATAACAATGATAAGTGTAGTCAACTGTATGTATCATTTGGATGTATTTTCAGGTCTACTGGAATTGAACTATCTGTTCAGCAGCTATTCCGATGGGTTCATTGTCGAATTGATACCGAACCTTACTGCAGTTTGTTATCACGATACTTCACACGTAGCCTCATACATATCTACGGAGGTCAGTATCCACCTGTGGATTGTACTGTTCATCAGGCTCTACAGTGGACGACTAGAGTATGGCATCGTCTGAACGAAGCATTGGGGAAACTAGGCCTTCCAGAAATAGTGTTCGGACCCACACATTTCTTATCATGTCCAGTAGAGATTGGGAAAGTTACTTCAGTTTTCAGGTAAGAATATCCAggatattgaaaatataaatgaattctaTAATTGCGGTATGCACAGTAAACCTCGCGTAACTCTGACAACTCTGGTACTGGAAAAATAAGTCTTATTTTGTTGGCTATGTCCGAGTTAGGCAAGGTTATTGTATTAGATAAAAAGTTGACCATGAGatgatttgataattgtttgTGTTTCTAGATGGATGAGTTTATTCTGGAATCGAGTTGTTGTGCCTCTGGTTACCGATGCTGTTATACGCGGAGCGACCAGTGATTCAGAATCGAGTAACCACGAGAAGGTCGCTAACACGACCCTGTACGTGCTTCTACAGAGAGCGGTTTTACCCGGGTGTCCGATCAATGAAGAGGAAAAGGAAGAATACATGGCTGGTTTTCAGGGTTATAACGAGCTGGAAATGTTGCTGAAAGCTGACAATTCTCCGCACGAATCATCGAGTTTACCTTCATCACCTACAACTGAGTCTCAATCCGATACACAAGGACATTACGCGCTGTTAgtattcaaatagaaatgacGGATTATTCAATAGGGATGTCATTTATTTGTGTTTGATTCGAATTTCCGTTGTTGTTTTTTGCAGTGGTCATTTAACGTGGGCCGGACGTGGAAAGAAAAAACACAAGCGAACGAACACGAGTCACTTCGACATCCAGAAATCGAAACCTTCTCGAATTCCTAATCTTGTAGCGATCCATAAGTCGACGAAAAAGCATCCCGAGAATGGAGCGAGGACGGGTTCCTCGGCATCAGTAGGAGCAGTAGGAGATACTACAGTTATCACACAGCCTCAGCATAGTATCATTGAACAAATGAAATTATCAGCAGCTGAATAGACTCTAGTCATTCAACCATACAAATATACCAACACTGCCAAATTATCTAAGGAGATTGAATGATAGCCTGTCTATATTCTTCATACTATAGCAGCATTCACACAAGATTCTGGGATTAGGAAGTACCGCACTTACGTGGTGCCAATTTGCCAGAATTTCAGTTCTGTACTTAAAAAGCCACGAATAGGCCTCGAATTATGTAACCATGTGAGCTACCATACAGAAATCCTCTCGTGGACGCTGCTTATGTCAGAATTATTGTAATCGTGTGGTAATGATTTGTGGATATATACCTAATATTGTAATGTCTCTACGAAAAACTGATCGTATGCACAGATGAACCTGTTACTTGACTAGTTTTTAATTGCTGGAATCGTGATGAATTTCGTTACACATTTTTTCCCACTGTACAAATGAACAATTGATGTAGTCACTGAAACAAATCAGAGTGTACTggtatattattattttattttccaaCCCTAGTTATgtacattttgattttattcataGCCCTCGATTCGTTGGGTTTGTTTCAGAGTTTTACCCGTATCAGCAGATTCACTCAGCAaacgtttatttcatttaccacatttttatttaactGTAGCCCTGAATCGTTAGAAAGTCGCTAACAT carries:
- the LOC141901611 gene encoding cortactin-binding protein 2-like, with the protein product MAGRNPRFGSSAAMNRFDVVPDQVTQVPSNTLKRHPKMELSKTDLIQLLSYLEGELQAREVVIAALKAEKAKQLMYQAKYGRFGLTDPFCALQRDSEGHNDKSFDENAIKNMYENQLVQLEKLITVQRKAQIKMKDQIGLTDKKYHKACHELDEERKKHAQDMAQGDDVTYALEKERQRLRNEIDFEKNNAKKCEKELKKLKEQFEEEHKSSAKHKQVAIMLIKERRQMAEKLIAAHKRCRTAEAKMNEERTRTKNMAEGLVEESKKSLKMEAAMEKQLAEFDTEKQQLKMRLQREETKNNELQRDIDHLQQQVTALQKQLNLDKNREGPKSIEIKSSVITGVDKESMPNPQVATTQPVPKSQPKVFRNTPPNTPPELRKNMQEVPEKDVATKPESNIKRAILQLQKSEKPERPTEVVLSPGARVNLNTGASSGTTVFSTPSGGKISFTVAGANAPRKTSPAGRGTPPPVPPNKPVLSASSVQKGLRANTSNLPSVGAGSTKYGQTGVRERSLECPPIEGAKPVTVTSGVPSSSSSQSNMIVTSDGSTARKVSQFVISMSSSSTHLSDFVSIDMDDTETIDLNSAGESSAPSVDLSSNLHSSPLHTSAASGDYAQLLSLVIDNHNDTIDVNETLKDGATAIHCAAENGHEDCLRLLLQHGGNINARRDDKLTPLHAASGAGHEKIVLILLSHGAHVNEIDQSGRTSLYWAARHGHCGVCSLLINHSARIDIVNFAGWGVLHAAINGNHNDCLELLLNHITKHELYKHLLNSGDADGLTPVHLAAMKGDTASLEILVKEADLDLEKKDHYGRTAFDLASETCSVYLSTAGLVCRERHCTVCIEPDHLNHPTLHNSSPFIVGTVCITVETSWPSLEGTLSDLFLNHLTIISKGFHSKSDSKNNNHIKKSPDAPPMLGLTLNSIKYFCMGQHHWSPGTPSEYTPYDILITHNAQQITVSLFGWEDNCQDSLAYEMLLPATTLQNYLRLAEQYRSVVFYGPGGTGKSYLARRLADCIQTKERQKGYTCEVVVITVNSDLKQRDFTSLLIEEGVLLEQDVTDVPSYTPVLVLDDLSKICLSEILRDLLSLIEKKGAENSVSFVRGGKERSYYLPSNCYIIGTMDRSRSTGIELSVQQLFRWVHCRIDTEPYCSLLSRYFTRSLIHIYGGQYPPVDCTVHQALQWTTRVWHRLNEALGKLGLPEIVFGPTHFLSCPVEIGKVTSVFRWMSLFWNRVVVPLVTDAVIRGATSDSESSNHEKVANTTLYVLLQRAVLPGCPINEEEKEEYMAGFQGYNELEMLLKADNSPHESSSLPSSPTTESQSDTQGHYALGHLTWAGRGKKKHKRTNTSHFDIQKSKPSRIPNLVAIHKSTKKHPENGARTGSSASVGAVGDTTVITQPQHSIIEQMKLSAAE